A genome region from Halalkalibacillus sediminis includes the following:
- a CDS encoding DUF1850 domain-containing protein, giving the protein MMSSNQPNDQHNQKALLLNSNAFFNKKFIAVLLIILLTVAIVFFLNTKSPYKKIVIEDIHTGDTMWQEEVEKGDWFSHRYIHSVEKSPVEEKFKVDEDWVILTMESWTKSFGAGLPYERKGDVEMKDGYYILRNLNRPVHGGVLRMQPSELFPHSFFFEEQEVVLSEPPYSDTQILIEIQDMTWKDKLMATFG; this is encoded by the coding sequence ATGATGAGCAGTAATCAACCGAATGATCAACACAACCAAAAGGCATTGCTTCTTAATAGCAATGCCTTTTTTAACAAAAAATTTATTGCCGTTCTGTTAATTATCTTATTGACCGTAGCAATTGTTTTCTTTTTAAATACTAAAAGCCCTTATAAAAAAATTGTCATTGAGGACATACATACAGGGGATACGATGTGGCAGGAGGAAGTTGAGAAGGGGGATTGGTTTTCTCATCGATATATCCATTCTGTTGAAAAATCGCCCGTGGAAGAGAAGTTCAAGGTAGATGAAGATTGGGTCATTCTGACGATGGAAAGTTGGACGAAATCGTTTGGTGCTGGGCTACCCTATGAAAGGAAAGGGGACGTCGAGATGAAGGACGGCTATTATATATTAAGGAATCTTAATCGACCTGTTCACGGAGGGGTATTGCGAATGCAACCATCTGAACTGTTTCCTCATTCTTTCTTTTTTGAAGAACAAGAGGTGGTTTTATCAGAACCACCCTATTCAGATACCCAGATATTAATAGAAATCCAAGATATGACTTGGAAAGATAAACTGATGGCAACCTTTGGATGA
- a CDS encoding TAXI family TRAP transporter solute-binding subunit, which yields MKKFSLLLVLFLTLGLFLAACGGDDADEEEGSDEEGTSEEGSGDGEEASGDWIENVTMLTGGEAGTYFPLGVAMADVISENVDGVTANGISSGASVVNINEVSGGEAQLALVQNDTAFYAHEGSMMFEEVKDGYSGVFTIYPETIQIVAMADSGIESIEDLKGKRVAVGDVGSGTEANAEQIFGVHDMTFDDISAEYMGFGDASTNLQDGNIDAAFVTSGTPTGSIQELSASADIKLVSISDDMIEALMNEYPYYSRQDIPEDAYDNFDSTGSTVAVQAMLIASDDLPEDQVYEMVKAIFENKGDIENAHERGAELTVDTAQDGMSIDLHPGAQRYYDEQ from the coding sequence ATGAAAAAATTTAGTTTGTTATTGGTTCTTTTCTTAACGCTTGGTTTATTCCTAGCAGCTTGTGGTGGGGATGACGCAGACGAAGAAGAAGGGTCTGACGAAGAAGGTACATCAGAAGAAGGTTCAGGTGATGGGGAAGAAGCAAGTGGTGACTGGATTGAAAACGTTACCATGTTAACTGGTGGTGAAGCTGGTACTTACTTCCCATTAGGTGTTGCGATGGCTGATGTAATTTCTGAAAATGTTGATGGCGTTACAGCAAATGGTATCTCAAGTGGTGCTTCAGTTGTAAATATCAACGAAGTTTCTGGTGGAGAAGCACAACTAGCATTGGTTCAGAACGACACAGCTTTTTATGCACATGAAGGATCTATGATGTTTGAAGAAGTTAAAGATGGATATAGTGGGGTTTTCACCATCTATCCAGAAACGATCCAAATCGTTGCGATGGCAGACAGTGGTATTGAAAGTATTGAAGATTTAAAAGGTAAGCGTGTGGCTGTAGGTGACGTTGGTTCAGGTACAGAAGCGAACGCTGAGCAAATTTTTGGTGTTCATGATATGACTTTCGATGACATCAGTGCGGAATACATGGGATTCGGTGATGCATCCACTAACTTGCAGGATGGTAACATCGACGCTGCATTCGTAACATCTGGTACACCAACTGGTAGTATCCAGGAGTTAAGTGCTAGTGCGGACATCAAGTTGGTTAGCATTAGCGATGACATGATCGAAGCGCTTATGAACGAGTATCCTTACTACTCAAGACAAGATATACCTGAAGATGCTTATGACAACTTCGATAGCACAGGTTCAACAGTAGCTGTACAGGCGATGTTGATTGCAAGTGATGATCTTCCGGAAGATCAAGTTTATGAAATGGTAAAAGCTATTTTTGAAAACAAAGGCGACATTGAAAATGCCCACGAACGTGGTGCAGAATTAACAGTTGATACGGCTCAAGATGGTATGTCCATCGATTTACACCCAGGTGCACAGCGTTACTATGATGAGCAGTAA
- a CDS encoding cytochrome P450 — protein MNVYDEAKMVLSRVAVKWTGVPIKEDEIEQWTEELSDLFEKASSVGPKHWKARRSRSKAEDWIEGLVEKVRAGTVDVPKDRALYQFAWHRDLNGDLLDKHVVAVELLNLLRPIVAVSVYIDFTVLALQQFPEEKEKLRSSDENKLQNFIQEVRRYYPFFPSTAARVKKDFTWNGYEFKENTLTLLDLYGTNHDPAIWESPDQFVPERFAEWNGNPFNFIPQGGGEFGVGHRCAGEWITIEILKETVHIFVNKITFEFPDQNISYSMNDIPSLPESKVVLKSVRLIR, from the coding sequence ATGAACGTCTATGATGAAGCTAAAATGGTACTCTCTCGAGTTGCGGTAAAGTGGACGGGTGTGCCAATAAAAGAAGACGAGATAGAACAATGGACAGAAGAACTTAGTGATTTGTTTGAAAAAGCTTCGAGTGTGGGCCCGAAACACTGGAAGGCGAGAAGGTCACGATCAAAGGCTGAAGATTGGATAGAAGGTTTAGTCGAAAAAGTAAGAGCTGGTACGGTCGACGTTCCAAAAGATCGTGCGCTTTACCAATTTGCTTGGCATCGTGATTTGAATGGAGATCTATTGGATAAGCATGTAGTGGCAGTAGAATTGCTGAATCTATTACGGCCGATCGTAGCGGTTTCTGTATATATTGATTTTACAGTGCTCGCGCTTCAACAATTCCCAGAGGAAAAAGAAAAGCTTCGTTCTTCTGATGAAAATAAATTACAGAATTTTATCCAAGAAGTGCGTCGCTATTACCCTTTCTTCCCTTCGACAGCTGCGAGGGTAAAAAAGGATTTTACTTGGAATGGTTATGAATTTAAAGAAAACACTCTTACGCTATTGGATCTATATGGAACGAACCACGACCCAGCCATTTGGGAATCACCAGATCAATTCGTCCCGGAACGTTTTGCAGAATGGAATGGGAACCCATTCAACTTCATTCCACAGGGGGGTGGGGAGTTCGGTGTCGGGCATCGTTGTGCAGGGGAATGGATTACCATTGAAATATTGAAGGAAACGGTGCATATTTTCGTGAATAAAATTACGTTCGAGTTCCCGGATCAAAATATTAGCTATAGCATGAACGACATTCCAAGCCTTCCAGAAAGTAAAGTCGTGTTAAAAAGCGTTCGATTAATACGTTGA